One region of Halomonas huangheensis genomic DNA includes:
- a CDS encoding ABC transporter substrate-binding protein, producing the protein MDVGGSVQMVDHERQDGAGQDRMSPNYMGSNSMGMRAMMQAARMALLGVLATFGLASGVGAQQTDPQSDTITVGYLGLERDEEWEPLSVLDPVIDDEGVQGARLAIDDNNAAGQFLGQEFVFVEVTMSRDSDIEEGLQELLDQGAEWIISGLPRDDLEALMEIPALGDRVVFNVAAPDNALRGEACHPNLFHTTPSRRMLADALAQFLGYKQWDRWALVYGNTDEDRLLAEALGEAAQRFGQEVVGEKMWPHDPMSRRAEGGFHAIQREIPVFVQDFADHDVLVIADENDYFGEYFPYQTWLPRPVAGTQGLKATAWHRAHESWGGVQLQRRFEEKADRWMTPRDFAAWLAVRSLGESSARTDSVARDEVLNYMLSDEFELAGYLGLPVSFRTWNHQLRQPILITGPRMVASVSPQEGYLHPRTPLDSLGADEGESQCRF; encoded by the coding sequence ATGGACGTGGGGGGCAGTGTGCAGATGGTCGATCATGAACGTCAGGACGGCGCGGGCCAGGACAGGATGAGCCCGAACTATATGGGGTCGAATTCCATGGGCATGAGGGCAATGATGCAGGCAGCGCGGATGGCGTTGCTGGGGGTATTGGCAACATTCGGTCTGGCCAGCGGTGTCGGGGCGCAGCAAACCGACCCGCAGAGTGACACCATCACCGTGGGCTATCTGGGGCTGGAGAGAGACGAAGAGTGGGAGCCCCTGTCGGTACTCGATCCGGTGATTGACGATGAGGGAGTGCAGGGTGCACGGCTGGCCATTGACGATAACAATGCGGCCGGCCAGTTCCTGGGCCAGGAATTCGTGTTCGTCGAGGTCACCATGTCGCGGGACAGCGATATAGAAGAGGGGCTTCAGGAGCTGCTTGACCAGGGCGCGGAATGGATCATCAGCGGGTTGCCCCGCGATGACCTCGAAGCGCTTATGGAAATCCCCGCGCTGGGAGACAGGGTCGTGTTCAATGTCGCTGCGCCCGACAATGCGCTGCGTGGAGAGGCGTGTCATCCGAATCTTTTCCACACCACGCCCAGTCGGCGCATGCTGGCCGATGCGCTGGCGCAGTTTCTGGGGTACAAGCAGTGGGATCGCTGGGCGCTGGTGTACGGCAATACCGATGAGGATCGTCTACTGGCAGAGGCGCTTGGCGAAGCCGCCCAGCGTTTTGGCCAGGAGGTCGTTGGCGAGAAGATGTGGCCTCACGATCCCATGTCGCGTCGGGCTGAGGGTGGTTTCCATGCCATCCAGCGCGAGATCCCAGTGTTCGTGCAGGATTTCGCTGATCACGATGTGTTGGTCATCGCCGATGAGAACGACTACTTCGGAGAGTACTTTCCCTACCAGACATGGCTGCCTCGTCCGGTGGCCGGCACTCAGGGCCTGAAGGCGACGGCCTGGCATCGTGCTCATGAATCCTGGGGGGGCGTGCAGTTACAGCGTCGCTTCGAGGAAAAGGCCGATCGCTGGATGACGCCTCGAGACTTTGCCGCCTGGTTGGCGGTGCGTTCGTTGGGCGAGTCATCGGCCAGAACCGATTCTGTGGCCCGCGACGAGGTGCTCAACTACATGCTCAGTGACGAGTTCGAACTGGCGGGGTATCTGGGGCTGCCGGTGAGCTTTCGTACCTGGAATCACCAGTTACGCCAGCCGATCCTGATCACCGGACCGCGCATGGTGGCTTCGGTGTCGCCTCAGGAGGGCTATCTGCATCCGCGAACTCCACTGGACTCTCTGGGCGCCGATGAAGGGGAATCTCAATGTCGTTTCTAG
- the pqqE gene encoding pyrroloquinoline quinone biosynthesis protein PqqE has product MAERPVAQGPSSPGRPLWLLAELTYRCPLQCSYCSNPLDFAAQHNELSTDEWIDAMRQARAMGAVQLGFSGGEPLVRQDLETLVAEARKLGFYTNLITSALGLNETRIGALREAGLDHIQISLQAGDADVAAAVAGSPKAHAKKLAMARAVKAAGYPMVLNVVLHRHNIDDIDAIIALCDDLGADAVELANCQLYGWAHLNRTGLLPSREQLEAAEATTQRWREALSARGRDMRLLFVVPDYYAERPKACMGGWGAIFMTVAPDGTVLPCHSARILPMTFPSVREQSLETIWYESFAFNRFRGDAWMPAPCRDCDERHQDFGGCRCQAYLLTGDPTATDPVCALSPDHSLIEAAREEAAADQRSAHELTPRNTHESKVFCRA; this is encoded by the coding sequence ATGGCTGAACGTCCTGTCGCACAAGGTCCCTCCTCACCGGGCCGCCCGCTATGGCTACTGGCCGAGCTGACCTATCGCTGTCCGCTGCAGTGTTCGTATTGCTCCAACCCCTTGGACTTCGCCGCCCAACACAACGAGCTCAGCACCGACGAATGGATCGATGCGATGCGCCAGGCTCGTGCCATGGGTGCAGTGCAACTGGGCTTCTCCGGCGGAGAGCCATTGGTCCGCCAGGACCTCGAGACACTGGTCGCAGAAGCCCGCAAGCTGGGTTTCTACACCAACCTGATCACTTCGGCACTGGGTCTCAACGAGACACGTATCGGGGCCCTGCGCGAGGCTGGACTCGACCATATCCAGATCAGCCTGCAGGCCGGTGATGCCGACGTCGCCGCGGCTGTGGCCGGCTCGCCCAAGGCCCATGCGAAGAAGCTGGCCATGGCCCGTGCGGTCAAGGCAGCCGGGTACCCAATGGTGCTCAACGTCGTTCTGCACCGCCACAACATCGACGATATCGACGCCATTATCGCGCTCTGCGATGACCTAGGTGCCGATGCCGTCGAACTCGCCAATTGCCAGCTCTATGGCTGGGCGCATCTCAACCGAACCGGCCTTCTACCGAGTCGCGAACAGCTTGAGGCCGCCGAGGCCACCACTCAGCGCTGGCGTGAGGCACTATCTGCCCGAGGTCGCGACATGCGCCTGCTGTTCGTGGTACCGGATTATTACGCCGAGCGACCCAAGGCCTGCATGGGCGGTTGGGGCGCCATCTTCATGACCGTCGCCCCGGATGGCACGGTTCTGCCGTGCCACAGCGCGCGGATCCTGCCGATGACATTTCCGTCAGTGCGCGAGCAGTCGCTGGAGACGATCTGGTACGAGAGCTTCGCCTTCAACCGTTTCCGTGGCGACGCCTGGATGCCCGCGCCCTGCCGCGATTGCGATGAGCGCCACCAGGATTTCGGCGGCTGCCGCTGCCAGGCCTATCTACTGACCGGAGACCCTACGGCCACTGATCCTGTCTGCGCGCTATCGCCCGATCACTCCCTGATCGAGGCTGCCCGTGAAGAAGCGGCTGCTGACCAACGTTCGGCCCACGAGCTGACACCACGTAATACCCACGAATCGAAGGTGTTCTGCCGTGCATGA
- a CDS encoding c-type cytochrome, translated as MIVTVISRWLVVVALGVFGKDILGKGVLGAGVLGALLATGGIATAQAEEASSGQHEQGQKSEGDKEAADDTSEAGDYTIVDGKVDQGTYDGYLTYSRVCQACHGPDGMGSSFAPSLKERVKSRTFADFAGTVAGGMEIQPGLVMPAFADDPNVMNNLENIYSYLKARAADDIERGRPEVMEDASEEESRSDDV; from the coding sequence ATGATTGTGACCGTGATCTCACGTTGGTTGGTTGTCGTGGCCCTTGGTGTTTTTGGAAAAGATATTTTGGGAAAAGGAGTTTTGGGAGCAGGTGTTTTGGGAGCGCTGCTTGCGACAGGAGGTATAGCGACAGCGCAGGCTGAGGAGGCTTCCAGTGGCCAGCACGAACAGGGACAGAAGTCTGAAGGTGACAAGGAGGCTGCCGATGATACCTCCGAGGCAGGGGACTATACCATCGTCGACGGCAAGGTCGATCAAGGCACCTACGATGGTTACCTTACCTATTCCCGAGTCTGTCAGGCCTGCCATGGTCCCGATGGAATGGGCTCATCGTTCGCTCCGAGCCTGAAGGAAAGAGTGAAGAGCCGGACCTTTGCTGACTTTGCAGGGACGGTTGCAGGCGGAATGGAGATACAGCCCGGTCTGGTCATGCCGGCGTTCGCTGATGATCCCAATGTGATGAATAACCTCGAAAATATCTACAGTTATCTAAAAGCGCGCGCCGCCGATGACATCGAGCGAGGGCGCCCCGAGGTCATGGAGGATGCGTCCGAGGAAGAATCCAGAAGCGATGACGTGTGA
- the pqqB gene encoding pyrroloquinoline quinone biosynthesis protein PqqB — translation MHVLVLGSAAGGGFPQWNCNCHNCHGLRHGEIKTRARTQSSIAISSDGERWLLCNASPDIRAQIAANQELHPRHGPRDTGIAGVLLVDGQIDHVTGLLSLREGCPLDVWCTPNVHQDLSTGFPLFPMLEHWQGGLRWQPIGVDADHSTARFTVAPCPGLVFTAVALTSNAPPYSPRRGAPTAGDNIGLYIEDTVKGTSLFYAPGLGEFDDPLRARLADADSVLVDGTLWHDDELPRAGVGQATGQDMGHLALAAPQGLLSELDALPRSTRRILIHINNTNPILDEASPQRAELEARGIDVAYDGMRLEV, via the coding sequence ATGCACGTCCTGGTACTGGGCTCAGCAGCGGGAGGAGGTTTTCCACAATGGAACTGCAACTGCCATAACTGTCATGGTCTGCGCCATGGCGAGATAAAGACACGAGCACGCACCCAGTCCTCGATCGCCATCAGCAGCGACGGCGAACGCTGGCTGCTGTGTAATGCCTCTCCGGATATCCGGGCCCAGATTGCGGCCAACCAGGAACTCCACCCCAGACACGGACCTCGCGACACGGGAATCGCAGGTGTCCTGCTGGTCGACGGCCAGATCGATCACGTTACCGGGCTGCTGTCTCTGCGCGAGGGTTGTCCACTGGATGTCTGGTGTACCCCCAATGTGCATCAGGACCTGAGCACCGGCTTTCCACTTTTCCCCATGCTGGAGCACTGGCAAGGAGGGTTGCGCTGGCAACCGATCGGCGTCGACGCTGACCACTCCACGGCGCGTTTTACCGTCGCTCCCTGCCCCGGTCTGGTGTTCACCGCCGTTGCCTTGACCAGCAATGCACCGCCCTATTCGCCACGCCGTGGTGCTCCCACCGCGGGTGACAATATCGGCCTGTATATCGAGGATACCGTGAAAGGCACTTCGCTCTTCTATGCGCCGGGGCTGGGAGAATTCGATGATCCGCTGCGCGCCAGGTTGGCTGACGCCGACAGCGTGTTGGTTGACGGAACCCTATGGCATGACGACGAACTTCCCCGCGCGGGAGTCGGACAAGCCACCGGCCAGGATATGGGGCACCTGGCGCTGGCGGCCCCCCAGGGACTATTGAGTGAGCTGGATGCCTTGCCGCGCTCGACGCGACGGATCCTTATCCATATCAACAACACCAATCCGATTCTCGACGAAGCGTCACCCCAGCGGGCCGAGCTCGAAGCCAGAGGAATCGACGTGGCCTACGACGGCATGCGTCTTGAGGTGTAA
- the pqqD gene encoding pyrroloquinoline quinone biosynthesis peptide chaperone PqqD, with protein MSEAIDRSTVYRLRPGWRLQWEEAQQCHVLLYPEGMVQLNESAGAILTLLDGKRDVAALIAELERRYPQAPVQELAQDVEEFLHDASNQGWIHHG; from the coding sequence ATGAGCGAGGCAATCGATAGATCGACCGTCTACCGACTACGCCCGGGCTGGCGCCTGCAATGGGAAGAAGCCCAGCAGTGTCACGTACTGCTCTATCCTGAAGGTATGGTGCAACTCAATGAAAGTGCCGGCGCCATTCTGACGTTGCTCGACGGCAAGCGTGACGTCGCCGCGCTGATTGCCGAGCTTGAGCGCCGCTATCCTCAGGCACCTGTTCAGGAACTTGCCCAGGACGTGGAGGAGTTTCTGCACGATGCCTCCAACCAGGGGTGGATCCACCATGGCTGA
- the pqqC gene encoding pyrroloquinoline-quinone synthase PqqC has translation MPSLTSPFTTSSPFDNRTEGQALDQTAFRAALLAKGDYYHTHHPYQVDMAEGRATPEQIRGWVANRFYYQVMIPQKDAALLANCPDADTRRRWVQRLLDHDGHGDDTGGIEAWLTLGEAVGLTREELWSQEYVLPGVRFAVDAYINFVRRADWREAAISSLTELFAPQAHQSRLATWPEHYPWIDETGYTYFRKRLGEARRDVEHGLELALAICTTLPAQQRALEILQFKLDVLWSMLDAMTLAYQLDRPPYHTVTQQRVYHRGLA, from the coding sequence ATGCCATCGCTTACATCTCCATTCACGACGTCCTCCCCCTTCGATAACCGGACAGAAGGCCAGGCCCTCGACCAAACAGCATTCCGTGCCGCCTTGCTCGCCAAGGGCGACTATTACCATACCCACCATCCCTATCAGGTCGACATGGCGGAAGGCCGCGCTACTCCCGAGCAGATCCGTGGCTGGGTGGCCAACCGCTTCTACTACCAGGTGATGATTCCGCAGAAGGATGCTGCGCTGCTGGCCAACTGCCCAGACGCCGACACACGCCGTCGCTGGGTTCAGCGCTTACTCGACCATGACGGCCACGGCGACGACACGGGCGGTATCGAGGCCTGGCTGACACTGGGAGAAGCCGTGGGCCTGACGCGTGAAGAACTATGGTCTCAGGAGTACGTGTTGCCGGGAGTTCGTTTCGCAGTGGATGCCTATATCAACTTCGTGCGACGGGCCGACTGGCGTGAAGCGGCGATTTCGTCGCTCACTGAGTTGTTCGCTCCCCAGGCACATCAGAGTCGTCTGGCTACCTGGCCCGAGCACTACCCATGGATCGATGAGACCGGCTATACGTATTTCCGTAAACGGCTGGGCGAGGCACGTCGCGACGTCGAGCATGGTCTGGAACTGGCGCTGGCCATCTGCACCACCTTGCCCGCACAGCAGCGAGCGCTGGAGATTCTGCAGTTCAAGCTCGATGTGCTGTGGAGCATGCTTGATGCCATGACCCTGGCCTATCAGCTCGATCGTCCGCCCTATCACACCGTTACCCAACAGCGCGTCTATCACCGGGGGTTGGCATGA
- a CDS encoding prolyl oligopeptidase family serine peptidase, translating to MNDRELQDFDNDLCQAALPADGLSDLRANQAGAFWLAADPTTGRRRLWHWVNDRARPLTPPELDVTSRVNGYGGGAHAYLDGTVIFVADDTQRLYRQSLTGAEPHLWWSLPDTRYGGLTADPRRQRLLAVEEQGSARKATQRLVALSDNERIVLSEEADFHGAPALSPNGQRLAWVEWAFPHMPWQRAHLVIADLDPGGRILHRQTWDGGGAVTQPCFSGDGKLVVISDHCGWWQPYRIEGGRAYPLGKHPADHVPTPWQLGECHHLWPDRHTGLLLRFRQGAAQTVQVDGLGRDHHRLLSDATRVIGLATAEGWLYAITQGPSHAARLARVDLSTGHQQTLHAQPTPVDAPSPTYISAPLPDDEHVTAFVYLPDATDGALPPLIMRVHGGPTAACYPVFDPLIRWWTRQGYAVADLNPRGSGNFGRAFRERLAGQWGRLDVEDAIAMADELIARRLVDPGRLFLRGQSAGGFTVLNTLASTRRFCAGASLYGVTDAQRLASMTHRFESKYLDWLLGDDRARQEASPINRLNDFSAPIIFFQGSLDAVVLPDQTLSMARALRQRQITAEVVVFPDEGHGIRHPSNRQRLIARELAFFTAQGGTVS from the coding sequence ATGAATGACCGCGAACTTCAGGATTTCGACAATGATCTGTGTCAGGCGGCGCTGCCTGCCGATGGACTCAGTGATCTGCGAGCCAATCAGGCCGGAGCCTTTTGGCTGGCCGCCGACCCGACAACCGGACGGCGACGACTCTGGCACTGGGTGAACGATCGCGCTCGCCCTCTGACACCGCCCGAACTGGACGTCACCAGCCGCGTCAATGGCTATGGCGGCGGTGCCCATGCGTACCTCGACGGCACAGTGATCTTCGTTGCCGATGACACACAAAGGCTCTACCGTCAGTCGCTGACAGGGGCAGAGCCCCATCTCTGGTGGTCACTACCCGATACCCGCTATGGAGGACTGACCGCCGACCCCCGGCGCCAGCGTCTACTGGCTGTCGAGGAACAGGGCAGCGCGCGAAAGGCAACACAACGCCTTGTCGCGCTGAGCGACAACGAGCGTATCGTTCTGTCCGAAGAGGCCGATTTCCATGGTGCCCCTGCACTCTCACCGAATGGGCAGCGGCTGGCGTGGGTAGAATGGGCATTCCCCCATATGCCATGGCAACGCGCGCACCTTGTCATCGCCGATCTCGATCCCGGCGGTCGTATCCTGCACCGGCAGACCTGGGATGGCGGCGGTGCAGTAACCCAACCCTGTTTCTCCGGTGATGGAAAACTGGTGGTCATCAGCGACCACTGCGGCTGGTGGCAGCCCTACCGCATCGAAGGTGGCCGCGCCTACCCGCTCGGTAAGCACCCAGCCGACCATGTCCCTACACCCTGGCAACTCGGCGAATGTCATCACCTATGGCCTGACCGCCACACAGGCCTGCTGCTGCGCTTCCGTCAAGGCGCCGCGCAGACGGTGCAGGTCGATGGTCTCGGGCGCGACCACCATCGGCTGTTGTCCGATGCCACGCGAGTGATAGGCCTGGCGACAGCTGAAGGATGGCTGTATGCCATAACCCAAGGGCCGAGTCACGCCGCACGGCTCGCCCGTGTGGACCTGAGCACGGGCCATCAGCAGACACTCCATGCACAACCGACTCCGGTCGATGCCCCGTCACCGACCTACATCAGCGCGCCACTGCCCGATGACGAACATGTCACGGCATTTGTCTATCTTCCCGACGCTACCGATGGCGCGCTTCCGCCACTGATCATGCGTGTGCATGGTGGTCCTACCGCCGCATGCTATCCGGTGTTCGACCCATTGATTCGCTGGTGGACTCGACAGGGATACGCCGTGGCAGACCTCAACCCACGCGGGAGCGGTAACTTCGGGCGAGCCTTTCGCGAACGCCTCGCCGGTCAATGGGGCCGGCTGGATGTCGAAGATGCGATTGCCATGGCCGACGAACTGATCGCCCGCCGCCTCGTCGACCCAGGGCGTCTGTTTCTGCGCGGCCAGAGCGCCGGCGGCTTCACGGTGCTCAATACCCTGGCCAGCACTCGACGCTTCTGTGCTGGCGCCAGTCTCTACGGCGTTACCGATGCACAGCGCTTGGCGTCAATGACCCATCGCTTTGAATCGAAGTACCTTGATTGGCTACTGGGCGATGACCGAGCCAGGCAAGAGGCCAGCCCGATCAACCGGCTCAACGACTTCTCCGCCCCGATCATCTTCTTTCAGGGGAGCCTGGATGCGGTGGTACTCCCCGACCAGACGTTGTCCATGGCCAGGGCCTTGCGTCAGCGGCAGATCACGGCTGAGGTCGTAGTGTTTCCCGATGAAGGCCATGGCATCCGTCACCCGAGCAACCGACAACGTCTGATTGCTCGTGAACTGGCCTTTTTCACCGCTCAGGGTGGGACGGTTTCATGA
- the pqqA gene encoding pyrroloquinoline quinone precursor peptide PqqA: MWTKPAYTDLRLGFEVTLYIANR; this comes from the coding sequence ATGTGGACCAAACCGGCTTATACCGACCTGCGTCTTGGCTTTGAGGTCACTCTCTACATTGCCAATCGCTGA
- a CDS encoding methanol/ethanol family PQQ-dependent dehydrogenase, whose product MLREISCTIAAIGLLTVTAVHANQNQLELQENPELWATQLGNYQGNRYSLLDQINRDNVSDLRAQWQFSTGVLRGHEGGPLYVGDGRLYIHTPFPNKVFALDLEDDGRVVWSYEPDQDSRVIPVMCCDTVNRGLAYADGRLFLGQADNTLVALDAETGEKLWEVSNGDHTKGESNTMSPLVVHDKVIMGISGGEFGVRGHMTAYNVETGDMEWRGYSNGPDDEVLIDPETTTMLGEPIGEADLGVSTWPEGEWERGGGAPWGWVTYDPELDLIYYGTGNPGTWNPEQRTIDGEPADNKWAITVFARDPNTGEVKWVYQKVPFDEWDYDGVNENQLIDVEFEGEQRKGLAIIDRTGFGFLLDRESGELLVAEKFAPETNWADSYDMETGRPVVNEEFSTFRQGVDVNTTDICPTAMGAKNMQPSAYSPETGLIYAGINRICMNYEPFETEYVAGQPYVGATLTMMPAPLQEGDMEGRMGSFIAWDPAAGEVVWKTDERFAVWSGALATAGDLAFYGTLEGYVKAVNIETGEELWRFKTPSGIIGNINTFQHQGKQYVAVLSGVGGWAGIGLAAGLQDPEEGLGAVSAFAALKDYTELGGILTVFALPDA is encoded by the coding sequence ATGCTACGGGAGATAAGTTGCACAATAGCGGCGATAGGGCTTCTAACCGTGACGGCAGTCCACGCCAATCAGAATCAACTTGAACTACAGGAAAACCCAGAACTCTGGGCTACACAGCTCGGCAATTATCAAGGAAATCGCTACAGCCTTCTGGACCAGATCAATCGCGATAACGTGTCTGACCTGCGCGCGCAGTGGCAGTTCTCCACGGGTGTTCTGCGTGGTCATGAAGGTGGTCCGCTTTATGTTGGCGATGGCCGTTTGTATATCCACACTCCATTTCCCAACAAGGTATTTGCCCTGGATCTGGAGGACGATGGTCGCGTTGTCTGGAGCTATGAGCCCGACCAGGATTCGCGTGTCATCCCGGTGATGTGTTGCGACACCGTCAACCGTGGCCTTGCCTATGCGGATGGACGTCTCTTCCTGGGACAGGCCGACAACACCCTGGTCGCGCTGGACGCTGAAACGGGCGAAAAGCTGTGGGAAGTCAGTAACGGCGACCATACCAAGGGTGAGTCCAACACCATGTCGCCGCTGGTGGTTCATGACAAGGTGATCATGGGGATCAGTGGTGGCGAGTTCGGTGTCCGCGGCCATATGACAGCCTACAACGTCGAGACCGGTGATATGGAGTGGCGTGGTTACTCCAATGGTCCCGATGATGAGGTGCTGATCGATCCCGAGACTACCACCATGCTGGGCGAACCGATTGGTGAAGCGGATCTGGGCGTGTCGACCTGGCCAGAAGGAGAGTGGGAGCGCGGTGGCGGTGCCCCGTGGGGCTGGGTCACCTACGACCCGGAGCTGGACCTGATCTACTACGGTACTGGTAACCCCGGCACCTGGAACCCGGAACAACGCACCATCGATGGCGAACCCGCTGACAATAAGTGGGCGATTACGGTATTTGCCCGAGACCCCAATACCGGGGAGGTGAAATGGGTCTATCAGAAAGTGCCCTTCGACGAATGGGATTATGATGGCGTCAACGAGAATCAGTTGATTGATGTCGAGTTCGAGGGCGAGCAGCGCAAGGGCCTGGCGATCATCGATCGTACCGGCTTCGGTTTCCTGCTCGATCGCGAGAGCGGTGAATTGCTGGTGGCCGAGAAGTTCGCCCCGGAGACCAATTGGGCGGACAGCTACGATATGGAGACCGGTCGCCCGGTGGTCAACGAGGAGTTCAGTACCTTCCGGCAAGGGGTTGATGTCAACACCACCGACATCTGTCCCACCGCCATGGGCGCCAAGAATATGCAGCCAAGCGCCTATTCCCCCGAAACCGGCCTGATCTATGCCGGTATCAACCGCATCTGCATGAACTACGAACCTTTCGAGACCGAATACGTCGCTGGCCAACCTTATGTCGGCGCCACCTTGACCATGATGCCGGCCCCCCTCCAGGAAGGAGACATGGAAGGCCGTATGGGTAGCTTCATCGCCTGGGATCCGGCTGCCGGTGAGGTCGTCTGGAAGACCGATGAGCGCTTTGCCGTATGGAGCGGTGCTCTGGCCACGGCTGGTGACCTGGCTTTCTACGGCACACTGGAAGGGTACGTAAAGGCGGTGAACATCGAGACTGGTGAGGAGTTGTGGCGCTTCAAGACTCCCTCCGGAATCATTGGCAATATCAATACATTCCAGCATCAAGGCAAACAGTACGTTGCGGTACTGTCCGGCGTTGGCGGCTGGGCGGGTATCGGTCTAGCGGCCGGTCTACAGGATCCTGAAGAGGGGTTGGGCGCAGTCAGTGCGTTCGCAGCTCTCAAGGACTACACCGAACTGGGCGGTATCCTGACGGTGTTTGCATTGCCGGACGCCTGA
- a CDS encoding quinoprotein dehydrogenase-associated putative ABC transporter substrate-binding protein, which produces MVSPLGRQYLVALVESRPKWGNARRYGFLLLGFLVVWLVGLSGKVSADVPELTERNQLRVCADGNNLPFTNQQGEGFENRIAELMADDLGLELGYVWAPQVMGFVRNTLQLRVCDVIIGVVAGYGFVQNTRDYYRSVYSLVVPQDSPLEVTSLDDAALAGRHIGVVSETPPLVALRRAGARIEGYVLQTDTRVRTPARNAVEDVASGVTEGAVLWGPIAGYFAARQDPPLKVIPLVDDSTDARLTYRITMGVRQGEPHWKDTINDFIDRRQDDINAILADYGVPLLDQHGQLIPPATSPGGSDDD; this is translated from the coding sequence ATGGTGTCGCCATTGGGACGGCAATATCTGGTGGCCCTGGTGGAGAGTAGGCCAAAGTGGGGTAATGCCAGGCGTTACGGCTTCCTGCTATTGGGCTTCCTTGTGGTTTGGTTGGTTGGCCTTTCCGGCAAGGTGAGTGCCGATGTGCCGGAACTGACGGAGCGCAATCAATTGCGTGTCTGTGCCGACGGCAACAACCTGCCGTTTACCAACCAACAGGGTGAGGGCTTCGAGAATCGCATCGCCGAGTTGATGGCCGATGATCTGGGCCTGGAGCTGGGGTACGTGTGGGCGCCTCAGGTTATGGGCTTCGTGCGTAACACTCTGCAACTGCGCGTCTGTGATGTGATCATCGGAGTGGTGGCCGGATACGGTTTCGTGCAGAACACCCGTGATTATTACCGCTCGGTCTACTCGCTGGTCGTTCCTCAAGACTCACCTCTCGAGGTGACCTCTCTGGACGACGCGGCCCTGGCGGGGCGACATATTGGCGTGGTGTCCGAGACTCCTCCTCTTGTGGCACTACGGCGTGCCGGAGCCCGCATTGAAGGGTATGTATTGCAGACCGACACTCGGGTCAGAACGCCGGCGAGGAATGCCGTGGAGGATGTCGCTTCGGGCGTGACCGAAGGCGCGGTGCTATGGGGGCCGATTGCCGGGTATTTCGCCGCGCGTCAGGATCCTCCGCTCAAGGTGATCCCGTTGGTCGATGACAGCACCGATGCTCGTCTCACCTATCGCATTACCATGGGAGTGCGGCAAGGCGAACCGCACTGGAAAGACACCATCAATGATTTCATTGATCGTCGCCAGGACGACATCAATGCCATCCTCGCGGATTACGGTGTGCCGCTGCTCGACCAGCATGGCCAATTGATCCCTCCCGCCACATCTCCAGGGGGAAGCGATGATGATTGA